The Flavobacterium sp. 102 genomic interval ATTGTCAGCATTTACTTTATGAATTCCGTTAACGCGAATACCAGAAAAAAGTGCCGATTGGTTACCGGTAACTATAATCTCGTGCGCTTTGTTGACATTGCTTATAATACTCCAAACGTTATTGGTAAAAGCCAATATACCTGAATTAGTGGTAGCCAATAACCTTTGGTTAACCGAATCATAAGCAATTTTAGAAACCGCTGCGTTGGTCGGAATCCCAATCAATTCATTCCACGTTTGTCCCGAATCTATACTTTTATAAACCTTTCCATTTCCGGAATCTTTAACCGATGCAAAAACAGTTGAGCCATCAACAGCCAAATCAGTCACTTCTAAACCGGCAAAACCAATTGACGTCCAAACGCCATTATTGAGGTTCGTTGACTTAAAAATTCCATCTGAAGTGTTTGACAAAACCTCAGTATCATTCAGAAAATGAAAACCTGTCGGATAGAAGTTTAGAGTTGGTAACGCACTAAAATTGTTTCCATTATCGATAGAAATAAATAAGTTATTCTGAATTTCTCCCGAAGCCGGACCAATAGTTGAAACCAAAACGGTAAAATCGTTCAATCCATAGGCCAATAATAAAGGCCCAAAACCAGAATTTCCGCCACCGCCGTTCAGATTGTTGCTTTGCCAACTCGCACCAAAATTATCTGTATAAATAATTCCACTCGACGAAGTCAGACAAAATATGCGATTACTAACTTTAGAAGCTTTTATACTTCCGACACCATAAAAAGCAGGAACATTTACAAACGGCGTCCAAACATCAGATTGATTATCGCTGTAATAAATCCATCGATCGGCAGTGATGGCATAATTTAATGTTGCTCCGGCTGACATCCAAACAGCAGCATTGGCATCATTAAAATTAGTTAGTTTTTGCCAAGTGCTTTGCGCATTTATCGCTTGATTTAAAAAAAAGAATGAAATAAAAATCCCAAAAATCGCTTTAGTGCTTTTCATGTTTCGTTATTAAATAAAAATCAAAATAAGGAATTATCAACGAAACATCAAGCGTTTTGGAGGTAGACAAAAGGTGAACTGAGAAAACAAAAAACTCATTTACAACAACTTAAACAAAAAGAAGTAAGATTATGACAAATCCTTAAGAAGATAAATGCTGTACCAATTTGATGCTTTCAAGGGCTTCCTTTACATCATGAACTCGGAGAATATTAGCGCCTTTTTGTAAAGCGATTGTATTCAAAACGCTCGTACCATTCAACGCAAACTCAGCGGAAGTGTCGAGCGTCTTATAAATCATTGATTTTCTCGAAACTCCAACTAGAATTGGCAATTCCAACATTCGAAACAACTCTAAGTTGTTCATGACTTCAAAATTTTGTTCTAAAGTTTTAGCAAAGCCAAATCCCGGATCGATAATCAAATCGTTGATGCCCATACTTCTTGCCTGAGCCACTTTTTCAGAAAAGTAAAACAATACTTCTTTGGTAACATTTTGATATTGAGCCAAACTTTGCATCGTCTGCGGATTGCCTTTCATGTGCATCATAATATAAGGCACTTGTAATTCGGCAACGGTTGGCATCATGTTTTCGTCTAAACTTCCTGCGGAAATGTCATTGATGATACACGCTCCGTTTTCAATTGCGATTTTGGCGACATTCGCACGAAAAGTATCAACTGAAATTAAAGTTTCCGGAAAATGTTGCAGCACCGATTTCACTATGGGAATCAATCGTTCTATTTCCTCATTTTCCGTAACAAATTCGGCACTCGGTTTACTTGAATACGCTCCGATATCGATAAAAGTTGCGCCGTCGGTCAGTATTTTTTCTACTTGAGTAAGCAGGCTTTTTTCATCGGCATATTTTCCACCGTCAAAAAAGGAATTGGGTGTAACATTCAATATTCCCATGACTTTGGGAGAAGACAAATCGATTAGTTTTCCGAGGCAGTTAATGGTCATTTGCATTTTAAGTTAGTTCTAAGATTTAGTCCTTTGTACTTCAATCTTTATTCTTTACTTTTGGGGAAATTTGACACAAAGATACATTGAAATGAGTAATACTTCTCAAGAATATGACAAGGTTATCGCCATTTGCCGACAACTTTATATTAACAAAATGAAAGACTACGGTAGTGCTTGGAGAATCTTGAGATTGCCTTCTTTAACCGATCAAATATTCATCAAAGCACAACGCATCCGCAGTTTGCAACAAAACGACGTTCGCAAAGTAGACGAAGACGAAACAGGTGAATTTATCGGAATCATCAACTACTCGATTATGGCTTTAATTCAATTGGATTTAGGCGTAGTAGAACAACCCGATTTGGAGGTAGCGAAAGCGACTGAACTTTACGATGCCAAAGTTGCATTGACCAAATCGTTGATGGAAAATAAAAACCACGATTATGGCGAAGCTTGGCGCGAAATGCGTGTAAGTTCACTAACCGATTTAATCCTACAAAAGTTACTTCGCGTAAAGCAAATAGAAGACAATCAAGGAAAAACAATCGTTTCTGAAGGCATTGATGCCAATTATCAGGACATGATTAATTATTCGGTTTTTGCTTTAATTCTGATGAAATTCGGACAATAAAATTGAAGCTCCAAAATTTAAATCAATAACAAAACACCAATATGGCAATCTCTAAAAACAATATCGCTTGGGGAATTCGAATCGTAATTTCATTCCTGTTTTTACTTTCGGCTGTGGCCAAATTATATCCTTCGCCTTACTTCGCGATTTCAACTTTTGAAGTAAAACAATTGTACCCAATGGGATTCTCGGAAGGATTTGCTCCCTATTTTTCGAGAGTGTTGATTGGAATCGAATTGGCTTTAGGCTTTTTGATTTTGCAAAAGAACTTTTTACGAAGCATTGTTATTCCGGCGACCATTTTATTATTGGCCGTTTTTACAACACATTTATTGATTGAAACGATCCAAAATGGTGGGAATTCAGGAAACTGTGGTTGTTTTGGAAGTTTGTTGCCAATGACACCAATTGAAGCGATTCTGAAAAATGTTGCTGCGATGGCTTTACTGATTTGGCTATTTATCATTATGCCAAAGTCAAATGAAAAGCATGATAATTTTTGGCTTCTGACCACGGTTACTTTGGCTTCTATTTTGGCTTTATTTATGCTGGCTCCAATCCAACCTATTGAAAGCAGTTTTACGGTTTCAACTCCGGAAGAAACAACCACTGATACAATTCCGGAAACTATTGTGGACACTACAAAAACTGTGATTATAAAAGACACGGTTAAAAAAGTAGCAGAAATAAAAGAAATTGTAAAAGCAATACCAACAGAGCCTGCCAAACACAAATCGGGTTACGCTCATTATTTTTCGAATATTGATAAAGGCCGAAAAACGCTTTGTTTC includes:
- a CDS encoding DUF1599 domain-containing protein, producing MSNTSQEYDKVIAICRQLYINKMKDYGSAWRILRLPSLTDQIFIKAQRIRSLQQNDVRKVDEDETGEFIGIINYSIMALIQLDLGVVEQPDLEVAKATELYDAKVALTKSLMENKNHDYGEAWREMRVSSLTDLILQKLLRVKQIEDNQGKTIVSEGIDANYQDMINYSVFALILMKFGQ
- a CDS encoding MauE/DoxX family redox-associated membrane protein — encoded protein: MAISKNNIAWGIRIVISFLFLLSAVAKLYPSPYFAISTFEVKQLYPMGFSEGFAPYFSRVLIGIELALGFLILQKNFLRSIVIPATILLLAVFTTHLLIETIQNGGNSGNCGCFGSLLPMTPIEAILKNVAAMALLIWLFIIMPKSNEKHDNFWLLTTVTLASILALFMLAPIQPIESSFTVSTPEETTTDTIPETIVDTTKTVIIKDTVKKVAEIKEIVKAIPTEPAKHKSGYAHYFSNIDKGRKTLCFFVPGCDHCRDAAKELTEMRKNTKDFPEISIIFMNEEADLIPAFFKYAGAEYPYKIIEVIPFWKVLGSGKDTPGVKYLWNGNDYKYYWGIGDNKFDAADFQNLISKPYSELKK
- the folP gene encoding dihydropteroate synthase, producing the protein MTINCLGKLIDLSSPKVMGILNVTPNSFFDGGKYADEKSLLTQVEKILTDGATFIDIGAYSSKPSAEFVTENEEIERLIPIVKSVLQHFPETLISVDTFRANVAKIAIENGACIINDISAGSLDENMMPTVAELQVPYIMMHMKGNPQTMQSLAQYQNVTKEVLFYFSEKVAQARSMGINDLIIDPGFGFAKTLEQNFEVMNNLELFRMLELPILVGVSRKSMIYKTLDTSAEFALNGTSVLNTIALQKGANILRVHDVKEALESIKLVQHLSS